The Altererythrobacter sp. ZODW24 genome window below encodes:
- a CDS encoding 2-oxoacid:ferredoxin oxidoreductase subunit beta, whose product MNAPVKIETTLKDWETDQEVRWCPGCGDYAILKAVQRTLPQLGCDPSNTVFISGIGCSSRFPYYMETYGFHTIHGRAPAVATGVKLANPDLDVWLVTGDGDGLSIGGNHMMHVLRRNVNMQIMLFNNEIYGLTKGQSSPTSRVGTKSPSTPIGSYDRPVNPCAFALGAGARFIGRGFDVSKNLPEVLKASHAHQGAAFIEIFQNCIVYNKDVFEDFAAPKGAGDRQLWLDHGEPMLFGDPKTGMDKGIALDRDALALKVVEVVDGDWEAAGVLVHDATNRSVCHMLIEMPFGPFPMALGVLYDDPRDTFESAVVEERAKSSAGKEANLAKLLAKGQTWTVEADEGHPTD is encoded by the coding sequence ATGAACGCACCAGTCAAAATCGAAACCACGCTGAAGGATTGGGAAACCGATCAAGAGGTCCGCTGGTGCCCCGGCTGCGGCGATTACGCCATTCTGAAGGCTGTGCAGCGCACCTTGCCTCAGCTCGGCTGTGATCCGTCCAACACCGTATTCATTAGCGGCATCGGCTGCTCCAGCCGCTTCCCCTATTACATGGAAACATACGGCTTCCACACGATCCACGGCCGCGCGCCTGCGGTGGCGACGGGCGTGAAGCTCGCCAATCCGGACCTCGATGTGTGGCTCGTAACGGGCGACGGTGACGGCCTTTCCATCGGCGGCAACCACATGATGCATGTCCTGCGCCGCAACGTGAACATGCAGATCATGCTGTTCAATAACGAGATTTACGGCCTGACCAAGGGCCAGTCATCGCCCACAAGCCGTGTCGGTACGAAGAGCCCTTCGACCCCGATTGGTTCCTATGACCGCCCGGTAAATCCATGCGCCTTTGCGCTTGGCGCTGGTGCGCGGTTCATCGGGCGCGGTTTCGATGTTTCGAAGAACTTACCGGAAGTTCTGAAGGCTTCGCACGCCCACCAAGGCGCGGCATTCATCGAAATTTTCCAGAACTGCATCGTCTATAACAAGGATGTGTTTGAAGATTTCGCTGCGCCCAAGGGTGCTGGTGATCGCCAGCTTTGGCTGGATCATGGCGAACCGATGCTGTTCGGCGATCCCAAGACTGGCATGGACAAGGGCATTGCCCTCGACCGTGACGCGCTCGCGCTCAAGGTTGTCGAAGTCGTCGATGGCGACTGGGAAGCGGCGGGCGTGCTCGTTCACGATGCGACCAACCGTTCGGTCTGCCATATGCTGATCGAAATGCCGTTCGGCCCGTTCCCAATGGCGCTGGGTGTCCTCTATGACGACCCGCGCGACACATTCGAAAGCGCCGTGGTCGAAGAACGCGCCAAGTCATCTGCTGGCAAGGAAGCCAATCTGGCGAAACTGCTTGCCAAGGGACAAACTTGGACCGTGGAAGCCGATGAAGGGCATCCAACGGATTGA
- a CDS encoding 2-oxoacid:acceptor oxidoreductase subunit alpha yields the protein MATQAADKPATDLAPEAVVVRFAGDSGDGMQLTGGQFTLSTALAGNDLATFPDFPAEIRAPQGTLFGVSAFQINFGSREINTAGDAPDVLVAMNPAALKVNLESLKPGGLIIIDTGEFTKRNLDKAKYDVSPLEDDTLAKWEVLAFDISALTIEAVKPFGLGNKDALRSKNMWTLGLALWMFDRERAPIEEWLKSKFKSKPEIADANIAALNAGHAYGETAELTGPLKQVHVDRVESKPGLYRTINGAEAVSLGLVAGAQLAELPMFFGGYPITPASAILHHLARLKEFGVTTFQAEDEIAAICASIGASYAGQLGVTSSSGPGIALKTEAMGLAIMTELPLVIVNSQRGGPSTGLPTKTEQSDLYQAVYGRNGDAPMPVVSCSSPGDAFECAIEACRIATQYMTPVMLLTDGYIANASEPWPVPDPSTFKPFPAKFMEGKGADEELLPYKRDAKGARPWIKPGTPDLMHRIGGIEKQVDTGHIDYGSENHQTMTDARLNKVLGIEVPDQEVSLGETSGKLAVVGWGSTFGPIRRAVDSVRKQGLDVSHIHVRHIWPMPGNLGDLLKSYDKILVPEMNTGQFKTVLRDQFLVDAQPLTKTSGQPFTIAELEAAIEGALA from the coding sequence ATGGCAACGCAAGCGGCTGACAAACCGGCGACAGATTTAGCACCAGAAGCAGTGGTGGTGCGCTTTGCCGGCGATAGCGGCGACGGAATGCAACTAACGGGCGGACAATTCACGCTCTCGACGGCGCTGGCGGGCAATGATCTCGCGACGTTCCCTGACTTCCCGGCTGAGATTCGCGCGCCGCAAGGCACACTGTTCGGCGTCTCGGCATTCCAGATCAATTTTGGCAGCCGCGAGATCAACACCGCTGGCGATGCGCCTGACGTGCTGGTCGCGATGAACCCCGCTGCGCTGAAGGTGAACCTCGAGTCGCTTAAGCCCGGCGGCCTGATCATCATCGACACAGGTGAATTCACGAAGCGCAATCTCGACAAGGCGAAGTATGACGTCAGCCCGCTTGAGGATGACACGCTTGCCAAATGGGAAGTGCTCGCCTTCGATATTTCCGCGCTGACCATCGAAGCGGTGAAGCCATTCGGCCTCGGTAACAAAGATGCGCTGCGGTCCAAGAATATGTGGACGCTCGGTCTCGCGCTGTGGATGTTCGACCGCGAGCGCGCGCCGATTGAAGAATGGCTGAAATCGAAGTTCAAGAGCAAGCCTGAGATCGCCGATGCGAATATCGCGGCGCTGAATGCGGGCCATGCTTACGGCGAAACGGCTGAACTCACCGGCCCGCTCAAGCAAGTTCATGTTGACCGTGTTGAAAGCAAGCCGGGCCTCTACCGTACAATCAATGGTGCCGAGGCTGTTTCGCTAGGCCTTGTTGCGGGCGCTCAATTGGCCGAACTGCCGATGTTCTTCGGCGGCTATCCGATCACGCCAGCCTCCGCGATTTTGCACCATCTGGCGCGGCTGAAGGAATTCGGCGTCACTACCTTCCAGGCGGAAGACGAGATTGCCGCGATCTGCGCCTCCATCGGCGCGTCGTACGCGGGGCAGCTGGGCGTTACCTCGTCCTCTGGCCCTGGCATTGCGCTGAAAACCGAAGCGATGGGCCTCGCGATTATGACCGAGCTTCCGCTGGTTATCGTCAACAGCCAGCGCGGCGGGCCTTCCACGGGCCTTCCCACTAAAACAGAACAAAGCGATCTGTATCAGGCCGTTTATGGTCGCAACGGTGATGCGCCGATGCCGGTCGTGTCCTGCAGCAGCCCGGGCGACGCATTTGAATGCGCGATCGAGGCCTGCCGGATTGCCACGCAATATATGACGCCGGTGATGCTGCTGACCGATGGTTATATCGCCAATGCGTCTGAGCCTTGGCCAGTGCCTGATCCGTCAACCTTCAAGCCGTTTCCGGCGAAGTTTATGGAGGGCAAGGGCGCTGACGAAGAACTGCTGCCGTATAAGCGCGATGCCAAGGGCGCTCGCCCATGGATCAAGCCCGGCACGCCCGATCTGATGCACCGCATCGGCGGGATCGAGAAACAGGTCGATACAGGCCACATCGATTATGGGTCAGAAAACCACCAGACGATGACCGATGCCCGACTGAACAAGGTGCTCGGTATCGAAGTTCCCGATCAAGAAGTCTCGCTGGGCGAAACATCCGGCAAGCTGGCGGTAGTGGGCTGGGGATCAACCTTCGGCCCGATCCGCCGCGCGGTGGACAGTGTCCGCAAGCAAGGCCTCGACGTGAGCCACATCCACGTACGTCATATCTGGCCGATGCCGGGCAATCTTGGCGATTTGCTCAAGAGTTATGACAAGATATTGGTGCCTGAAATGAACACCGGGCAGTTCAAAACCGTCCTGCGCGACCAGTTCCTCGTCGACGCGCAGCCGCTGACCAAAACGAGTGGGCAACCATTTACAATAGCCGAGCTTGAAGCCGCGATTGAAGGAGCCTTGGCATGA
- a CDS encoding alpha/beta hydrolase: MPDKPHFVREDVKMLLGMLEQMGGTPLEHAPLDEGRAGYIAMGPMVEAEPRDLAVIKDLTCTGPAGDIPLRLYDARESREAGPVIMFYHGGGFVIGNLQSHHALCTEIAATMDLPVVAVDYRLAPEAPFPAAPDDCEAATRWVASNPAETGLTANGLIVMGDSAGGNLALVTAHSLRKEPAEVPVIMQVPLYPVASDVAADKSRADFAEGFLLTGATMDWFNEQYGGGADDPRNFPMLDDGAGSPPTVLCTAGLDPLRDSGRQYAAKLIDSGTDVTYLEFAGSIHGFANLRKVIPSAQKDTQILLDAMKDMLGRNST, from the coding sequence ATGCCCGACAAACCCCACTTCGTACGCGAAGATGTGAAGATGCTGCTCGGTATGCTGGAGCAAATGGGCGGCACTCCGCTGGAACATGCGCCGCTGGACGAAGGCCGCGCAGGATATATCGCAATGGGGCCGATGGTTGAGGCCGAACCGCGCGATCTTGCAGTGATCAAGGATCTGACATGCACTGGGCCTGCCGGCGATATTCCGCTGCGCTTGTATGATGCGCGTGAAAGCCGCGAAGCCGGACCAGTCATCATGTTTTATCACGGCGGCGGTTTCGTTATCGGGAATTTGCAGTCGCACCATGCACTTTGCACGGAAATCGCGGCGACAATGGATTTGCCCGTGGTGGCTGTGGATTACAGGCTTGCTCCAGAGGCTCCCTTCCCCGCCGCGCCCGACGATTGCGAAGCAGCGACGCGCTGGGTTGCGTCGAACCCCGCTGAAACCGGGCTCACCGCTAATGGCCTGATCGTGATGGGAGACAGCGCGGGCGGTAATCTTGCGCTTGTGACGGCACATTCACTGCGGAAAGAGCCCGCCGAAGTGCCGGTCATCATGCAAGTGCCACTCTATCCGGTGGCGAGTGATGTGGCCGCAGACAAGAGCCGCGCCGACTTTGCCGAAGGTTTTTTGCTCACTGGCGCGACAATGGATTGGTTCAACGAACAATATGGCGGCGGCGCAGACGATCCGCGCAATTTCCCGATGCTCGACGATGGTGCCGGATCACCGCCGACGGTCCTGTGCACCGCTGGGCTCGACCCCTTGCGCGACTCCGGCCGGCAATATGCGGCAAAACTGATCGATAGCGGCACGGATGTGACCTATCTCGAATTCGCGGGCAGCATCCACGGATTCGCGAATCTGCGCAAAGTCATTCCCAGCGCTCAAAAGGACACTCAGATATTGCTGGATGCGATGAAAGATATGCTGGGACGTAATTCCACATGA